A window of the Pristiophorus japonicus isolate sPriJap1 chromosome 13, sPriJap1.hap1, whole genome shotgun sequence genome harbors these coding sequences:
- the slc7a6os gene encoding probable RNA polymerase II nuclear localization protein SLC7A6OS isoform X2: protein MATALLRVKRKRGAEPVEALLLACKRQRAGGEQRPGHVHRTLFTLTATFGAQDDPVQKHVREAISKGKALLALKPSGTSAQRIQLGARASCQAASQDSRYKVIASHRRNLSTEEVSGSQSDDVKNAQQSGIETSGAQCEQGQDSWKKSDTGSGSNEDGIGSAAEIQVFDIVQHDEQLGKDEGSLKHKVCKDPGPGQDDPEVILCNSIRMIREKLTVSDSGQGAEHRENMEEYVYDIYYSDSYITGGGIQDILSVIPYYEENELVGEEMIADETYEDEDDENEENNWRNDYPDEDAFDENYWNSEEEGIKERKRG from the exons GCGCGGCGCCGAGCCGGTTGAGGCCTTGCTGCTGGCCTGTAAACGGCAGCGGGCGGGCGGGGAGCAGCGCCCGGGACATGTTCATCGGACCCTCTTCACATTGACCGCCACCTTCGGCGCTCAG GATGACCCTGTTCAGAAGCATGTGAGAGAAGCTATCTCTAAAGGCAAGGCCTTGTTGGCCCTTAAACCCTCTGGGACCAGTGCCCAACGTATCCAGCTCGGTGCACGAGCATCTTGCCAGGCAGCCAGCCAGGACAGTCGGTACAAAGTCATCGCTAGCCACAGAAGAAATCTTTCCACAGAAGAAGTTTCTGGATCTCAATCAGATGACGTGAAGAACGCTCAACAGTCTGGCATAGAAACCTCTGGAGCTCAGTGTGAACAAGGCCAAGACAGCTGGAAG AAAAGCGACACAGGTTCTGGAAGTAACGAAGATGGCATTGGGTCTGCAGCAGAAATCCAAGTGTTTGATATTGTCCAGCATGATGAGCAACTTGGAAAGGATGAAGGAAGCTTGAAGCACAAAGTTTGCAAG GATCCTGGTCCGGGGCAGGACGACCCTGAGGTAATTCTCTGCAACTCTATAAGAATGATCCGGGAGAAGCTTACAGTTTCGGATTCTGGTCAAGGGGCAGAGCACCGGGAGAATATGGAGGAGTACGTTTATGACATATATTATTCTGACAGCTACATCACTGGAGGTGGGATCCAGGACATCCTCTCGGTGATACCATATTATGAGGAGAATGAACTG GTTGGCGAGGAAATGATTGCAGATGAAACATATGAGGATGAAGATGATGAGAATGAAGAAAATAATTGGCGGAATGATTACCCAGATGAGGATGCGTTTGATGAAAATTACTGGAATAGTGAGGAGGAAG GCATAAAAGAGAGGAAAAGAGGGTGA
- the slc7a6os gene encoding probable RNA polymerase II nuclear localization protein SLC7A6OS isoform X1, whose amino-acid sequence MATALLRVKRKRGAEPVEALLLACKRQRAGGEQRPGHVHRTLFTLTATFGAQDDPVQKHVREAISKGKALLALKPSGTSAQRIQLGARASCQAASQDSRYKVIASHRRNLSTEEVSGSQSDDVKNAQQSGIETSGAQCEQGQDSWKKSDTGSGSNEDGIGSAAEIQVFDIVQHDEQLGKDEGSLKHKVCKDPGPGQDDPEVILCNSIRMIREKLTVSDSGQGAEHRENMEEYVYDIYYSDSYITGGGIQDILSVIPYYEENELVGEEMIADETYEDEDDENEENNWRNDYPDEDAFDENYWNSEEEGHNLSDKEEYAFNL is encoded by the exons GCGCGGCGCCGAGCCGGTTGAGGCCTTGCTGCTGGCCTGTAAACGGCAGCGGGCGGGCGGGGAGCAGCGCCCGGGACATGTTCATCGGACCCTCTTCACATTGACCGCCACCTTCGGCGCTCAG GATGACCCTGTTCAGAAGCATGTGAGAGAAGCTATCTCTAAAGGCAAGGCCTTGTTGGCCCTTAAACCCTCTGGGACCAGTGCCCAACGTATCCAGCTCGGTGCACGAGCATCTTGCCAGGCAGCCAGCCAGGACAGTCGGTACAAAGTCATCGCTAGCCACAGAAGAAATCTTTCCACAGAAGAAGTTTCTGGATCTCAATCAGATGACGTGAAGAACGCTCAACAGTCTGGCATAGAAACCTCTGGAGCTCAGTGTGAACAAGGCCAAGACAGCTGGAAG AAAAGCGACACAGGTTCTGGAAGTAACGAAGATGGCATTGGGTCTGCAGCAGAAATCCAAGTGTTTGATATTGTCCAGCATGATGAGCAACTTGGAAAGGATGAAGGAAGCTTGAAGCACAAAGTTTGCAAG GATCCTGGTCCGGGGCAGGACGACCCTGAGGTAATTCTCTGCAACTCTATAAGAATGATCCGGGAGAAGCTTACAGTTTCGGATTCTGGTCAAGGGGCAGAGCACCGGGAGAATATGGAGGAGTACGTTTATGACATATATTATTCTGACAGCTACATCACTGGAGGTGGGATCCAGGACATCCTCTCGGTGATACCATATTATGAGGAGAATGAACTG GTTGGCGAGGAAATGATTGCAGATGAAACATATGAGGATGAAGATGATGAGAATGAAGAAAATAATTGGCGGAATGATTACCCAGATGAGGATGCGTTTGATGAAAATTACTGGAATAGTGAGGAGGAAG GCCATAATTTATCCGATAAAGAAGAGTATGCATTTAATCTCTGA